One region of Fragaria vesca subsp. vesca linkage group LG4, FraVesHawaii_1.0, whole genome shotgun sequence genomic DNA includes:
- the LOC101292595 gene encoding probable inorganic phosphate transporter 1-7-like, whose amino-acid sequence MAKDQLEVLNALDVAKTQWYHFTAIVIAGMGFFTDAYDLFCISLVTKLLGRIYYQQHGSANPGSLPSNVSAAVNGVAFCGTLSGQLFFGWLGDKLGRKRVYGMVLMVMVLCSIASGLSFGKQPKAVISTLCFFRFWLGFGIGGDYPLSATIMSEYANKKTRGAFIAAVFAMQGFGILAGGMVAIIVSAVFKELYPAPSFAADPAASIFPQADYAWRIILMFGAIPALLTYYWRAKMPETARYTALVAKNAKQAAADMSKVLQVDVEAEPVKTEERSQPGRNDFGLFSKAFLRRHGLHLLGTTSTWFLLDIAFYSQNLFQKDIFSAIGWIPKANTMSAMEEVFRISRAQTLIALCSTVPGYWFTVAFIDKIGRFTIQLMGFFFMTVFMFALAIPYHHWTLKANRIGFVVMYSLTFFFANFGPNATTFVVPAEIFPARLRSTCHGISAAAGKAGAIVGAFGFQYAEKVIGVKNTLIILGVVNFLGLLFTFLVPESKGKSLEEMSGEGEEENGTETQSSQQA is encoded by the coding sequence ATGGCTAAAGACCAATTGGAGGTGTTAAATGCACTTGATGTGGCCAAAACACAATGGTATCATTTCACAGCAATTGTGATTGCTGGCATGGGCTTCTTCACTGATGCATATGATCTGTTCTGCATATCTCTTGTCACTAAATTACTGGGTCGCATATACTACCAACAACATGGTTCTGCTAATCCTGGAAGTCTGCCTTCAAATGTCTCGGCTGCTGTTAATGGTGTGGCCTTCTGTGGCACACTTTCAGGCCAACTCTTCTTTGGTTGGCTCGGTGACAAATTAGGGCGAAAACGCGTCTATGGAATGGTCCTTATGGTCATGGTTTTATGCTCCATTGCCTCCGGCCTTTCATTTGGGAAACAACCTAAGGCTGTTATTTCGACATTGTGCTTCTTCAGGTTCTGGCTAGGCTTTGGCATCGGTGGTGACTACCCTCTTTCTGCTACTATCATGTCCGAGTATGCAAATAAAAAGACTCGTGGTGCCTTCATTGCTGCTGTGTTTGCAATGCAAGGTTTCGGGATCTTGGCTGGTGGAATGGTTGCGATAATTGTATCTGCAGTTTTCAAGGAGCTATATCCTGCTCCATCTTTTGCAGCTGATCCAGCTGCCTCTATTTTCCCACAAGCAGATTATGCATGGCGAATAATTCTGATGTTTGGTGCAATCCCAGCTTTGCTTACATACTACTGGCGAGCCAAAATGCCCGAAACTGCACGGTACACTGCCTTGGTTGCCAAGAATGCTAAGCAAGCGGCAGCTGACATGTCAAAAGTTTTGCAGGTTGACGTAGAAGCAGAACCAGTGAAAACGGAAGAACGCTCCCAACCTGGAAGAAATGATTTTGGTTTATTTTCAAAGGCTTTCCTTCGCCGTCATGGTCTTCACTTGCTTGGGACTACAAGCACATGGTTCTTGCTAGACATCGCCTTCTACAGTCAGAATCTGTTCCAAAAAGACATCTTCAGTGCCATTGGTTGGATCCCTAAGGCAAACACTATGAGTGCTATGGAAGAAGTCTTCAGAATTTCCAGAGCACAGACTCTTATTGCTCTCTGCAGCACAGTTCCAGGGTATTGGTTCACAGTGGCATTCATAGATAAGATTGGGAGGTTCACAATTCAATTGATGGGATTTTTCTTCATGACGGTTTTCATGTTTGCCTTAGCTATTCCTTATCATCACTGGACTCTGAAAGCTAACCGAATTGGTTTTGTTGTTATGTACTCATTGACCTTCTTTTTCGCCAATTTCGGACCAAATGCCACTACTTTTGTAGTGCCTGCAGAGATTTTCCCCGCGAGGCTAAGATCAACTTGCCATGGCATATCAGCTGCAGCGGGGAAGGCTGGGGCAATTGTTGGAGCATTTGGTTTCCAGTATGCAGAAAAGGTTATTGGGGTGAAGAACACCCTCATAATTTTGGGTGTGGTCAACTTTTTGGGGTTGTTGTTTACTTTCTTGGTGCCGGAGTCAAAGGGAAAATCATTGGAAGAAATGTCCGGGGAAGGAGAAGAAGAAAATGGAACTGAAACACAATCTAGTCAGCAGGCCTGA
- the LOC101299463 gene encoding probable inorganic phosphate transporter 1-7-like, whose product MAKEQLGVLNALDVAKTQWYHFTAIVIAGMGFFTDAYDLFCISLVSKLLGRIYYTDITHPKPGTLPPNVAAAVNGVALVGTLAGQLFFGWLGDKMGRKKVYGMTLVLMVLASIASGLSFSDHPTSVMTTLCFFRFWLGFGIGGDYPLSATIMSEYANKKTRGAFIAAVFAMQGFGILAGGIVALVVSTAFDKSFPAPTYGENRIASLPPQADFVWRIILMFGAIPAGMTYYWRMKMPETARYTALVAKNAKLAAADMSKVLQVELEAEEEKVQKYTDEKSNSFGLFTKEFAKRHGWHLLGTTSTWFLLDIAFYSQNLFQKDIFTAIGWIPSAEKMNAIHEVYRIARAQTLIAMCSTVPGYWFTVALIDHMGRFAIQLMGFFFMTVFMFALAIPYHHWTLKPNRIGFVVIYSLTFFFANFGPNATTFVVPAEIFPARLRSTCHGISAAAGKAGAIVGAFGFLYAAQNKDPKKTDAGYPAGIGVKNSLIMLGVINFLGMVFTFLVPESKGKSLEELTGENEEGDEATEEQAAPTNRTVPVDV is encoded by the coding sequence ATGGCTAAAGAGCAATTAGGAGTGCTCAATGCACTTGATGTGGCCAAGACTCAATGGTACCATTTCACAGCAATTGTGATTGCTGGAATGGGATTCTTCACCGATGCTTATGATCTTTTCTGCATTTCCTTGGTCTCCAAGTTACTCGGCCGCATATACTACACCGACATAACTCATCCGAAGCCGGGAACATTGCCACCAAATGTGGCTGCTGCCGTTAATGGTGTGGCCCTAGTTGGAACCCTAGCCGGCCAACTCTTCTTCGGGTGGCTCGGTGACAAAATGGGTCGCAAAAAGGTCTATGGGATGACCCTTGTCCTCATGGTCCTCGCCTCCATTGCATCTGGCCTCTCATTTTCTGATCACCCCACCAGCGTGATGACCACTCTTTGCTTCTTCCGCTTCTGGCTTGGGTTTGGCATTGGTGGCGATTACCCCCTTTCCGCCACAATCATGTCTGAATATGCCAACAAAAAAACCCGTGGGGCTTTCATAGCTGCTGTGTTTGCTATGCAAGGGTTTGGAATTTTGGCCGGAGGAATTGTGGCTTTGGTTGTCTCAACTGCTTTCGATAAAAGCTTCCCGGCTCCTACATACGGAGAGAATCGGATAGCTTCTCTACCCCCTCAAGCCGATTTTGTCTGGCGTATAATTCTCATGTTTGGGGCTATTCCTGCTGGTATGACTTACTACTGGCGTATGAAAATGCCTGAAACTGCTCGTTACACAGCTCTTGTTGCTAAAAATGCCAAGCTAGCTGCAGCAGACATGTCCAAGGTTCTCCAAGTTGAACTTGAAGCTGAAGAAGAAAAGGTACAAAAATATACTGACGAGAAATCTAATTCCTTTGGTTTGTTCACCAAGGAGTTTGCTAAAAGGCACGGTTGGCATTTACTTGGAACAACTTCAACTTGGTTCCTATTAGACATTGCCTTCTACAGCCAAAACCTTTTCCAAAAGGATATCTTCACCGCAATCGGGTGGATCCCTTCAGCCGAAAAAATGAATGCAATTCATGAGGTTTATAGAATTGCAAGAGCACAGACACTCATAGCAATGTGCAGCACTGTGCCTGGCTACTGGTTCACTGTGGCGCTCATTGATCATATGGGCCGGTTTGCAATCCAACTGATGGGCTTCTTCTTCATGACCGTCTTCATGTTTGCACTCGCAATTCCATACCATCACTGGACTTTGAAGCCCAACCGAATTGGGTTTGTTGTAATTTATTCACTAACCTTTTTCTTCGCCAATTTTGGGCCCAATGCCACCACATTCGTTGTTCCCGCCGAGATTTTCCCGGCCCGTCTAAGGTCGACGTGTCACGGAATTTCCGCGGCAGCTGGGAAGGCGGGTGCAATCGTGGGAGCTTTCGGATTCTTGTATGCGGCCCAAAATAAGGACCCGAAGAAGACCGACGCAGGGTACCCGGCAGGCATTGGTGTGAAAAATTCTCTTATTATGCTTGGTGTGATCAACTTTCTAGGGATGGTGTTTACTTTCTTGGTGCCAGAGTCTAAGGGAAAATCACTTGAAGAGTTGACAGGTGAGAATGAAGAAGGGGATGAGGCTACGGAGGAGCAGGCCGCTCCTACTAATAGAACTGTTCCGGTTGATGTCTGA
- the LOC101292890 gene encoding phosphoenolpyruvate carboxylase kinase 1-like, with protein sequence MSKQLKQDYQICDEIGRGRFGVVSKAFKNGDVFAVKSVEKRLASGDSLDARCLLTEPKILRLVSPHPNVIGLHGLYEDEDHLHMVLDMCDAPDLFRRVTLRIFAEPEAASVMSQLMQAVAHCHQLGVAHRDIKPDNILFDGWDRLRLADFGSAETFGEGELMSGVVGTPYYVAPEVLAGREYGEKVDVWSAGVVLYIMLAGFPPFYGESSAEIFGAVQRANLRFPARVFHSVSPSVKELLRRMLCKDVSRRFSAEQVLRHPWITSGGGATAVTDH encoded by the exons ATGAGTAAGCAACTGAAACAAGACTATCAAATCTGCGACGAGATCGGCCGGGGACGATTCGGCGTCGTTTCCAAGGCCTTCAAGAACGGCGACGTCTTTGCCGTCAAGTCGGTCGAGAAGCGCCTGGCCTCCGGCGACTCGCTCGACGCGCGGTGTCTTCTAACGGAGCCGAAGATCCTCCGGCTTGTTTCTCCCCACCCCAACGTTATTGGCCTTCACGGGCTTTATGAGGATGAGGACCATCTCCATATGGTCCTCGACATGTGTGACGCACCAGATCTATTCCGACGCGTCACACTTAGGATTTTCGCCGAGCCGGAGGCTGCCTCGGTCATGTCGCAGCTCATGCAGGCCGTTGCGCACTGTCACCAGCTCGGCGTGGCTCACCGAGATATTAAGCCGGACAACATCCTGTTCGACGGCTGGGACCGGCTCCGTCTCGCTGACTTCGGATCGGCGGAGACGTTTGGCGAGGGGGAGCTGATGAGCGGAGTCGTTGGGACACCGTACTATGTGGCGCCGGAGGTTCTTGCCGGGAGGGAGTATGGGGAGAAGGTGGACGTCTGGAGCGCCGGGGTTGTTTTGTACATAATGCTTGCTGGTTTCCCTCCTTTTTACGGCGAGTCTTCGGCTGAGATCTTTGGGGCAGTGCAGAGGGCCAATTTGAGGTTTCCGGCTAGGGTTTTTCACTCCGTCTCGCCGTCGGTGAAGGAGTTGCTGAGGAGGATGCTCTGTAAAGATGTTTCTAGAAGATTCTCGGCTGAGCAAGTTCTCA GACACCCATGGATTACAAGTGGAGGAGGGGCCACAGCTGTGACTGATCATTAA
- the LOC101299755 gene encoding cryptochrome-2-like, translated as MGSSNKTIVWFRRDLRIEDNPALAAAARDGAVFPVYIWCPKDEGHFYPGRVSRWWLKQSLAHLDQSLKSLGAQLALIKTDSTVSALLDCIQAIGATKVVFNHLYDPVSLVRDHNIKGKLVELGISVQSYNADLLHEPWEVYDAKGQTFTTFKEYWDKCLNMERELVTFLPPWKLLQATGMVAKYSLEELGLENETEKSSNALLGRAWTPGWSQADKALTEFFDVHLLDYAKNRTKLGGNSTSLLSPYLHFGEVSVRKVFQLARMKQILFAKEGNSLGEESVTLFLRAIGLREFSRYICFNFPFTHEKLLLSNLRFFPWKADQGRFKAWRQGRTGYPLVDAGMRELWATGWIHNRIRVIVSSFAVKVLLLPWKWGMKYFWDTLMDADLESDILGWQYISGSLPDGHELERLDSPEVQGSKFDPDGEYVRHWLPELARLPTEWIHHPWDTPDNVLKVSGVELGVNYPRPIIEIDLARERLTEAIFKMWEIEAAAKAANLNGTNEVVVDNSDGIENFPIPKVILRNNTPCATYSSNDQKVPSCHNSEGNQLKRSRCTQERPLPDNGHNTNPNEATSRTIEDRSSTAESSMSKKQTTSTTSFSVPQSCSSSKDNPFMESESCEMKQSWQERIDMEQHSSKDGALEDECL; from the exons ATGGGTAGCAGCAATAAGACCATAGTTTGGTTTAGAAGGGATCTGAGGATTGAGGACAATCCAGCCTTAGCTGCTGCTGCTAGGGATGGTGCTGTCTTTCCTGTATACATATGGTGCCCGAAGGACGAAGGACACTTTTACCCAGGTCGAGTTTCGAGGTGGTGGCTGAAGCAGTCTCTTGCTCACTTGGATCAGTCATTGAAGTCTCTCGGGGCTCAACTTGCACTGATCAAAACCGACAGTACTGTTTCTGCTCTCTTGGACTGCATTCAAGCTATTGGAGCCACAAAAGTAGTGTTCAACCATCTATATG ATCCTGTTTCACTCGTGCGTGATCACAACATCAAAGGAAAGCTGGTAGAGCTAGGAATTTCTGTGCAAAGCTATAATGCAGATTTGTTGCACGAGCCATGGGAAGTATATGATGCAAAAGGGCAAACATTTACAACATTTAAGGAATACTGGGACAAGTGCTTAAACATGGAGAGGGAACTTGTGACATTTCTTCCTCCGTGGAAATTATTGCAGGCAACAG GAATGGTGGCAAAATATTCACTCGAAGAATTGGGTCTCGAAAATGAAACTGAAAAATCTAGCAATGCACTCTTAGGAAGAGCATGGACTCCAGGCTGGAGCCAAGCTGATAAAGCTTTAACTGAATTCTTTGACGTTCACCTGCTAGACTATGCAAAGAACAGGACAAAACTTGGGGGAAACTCAACATCGCTATTGTCCCCATATCTTCACTTTGGAGAAGTGAGTGTGAGGAAAGTTTTCCAGTTAGCTCGAATGAAACAGATACTGTTTGCAAAAGAAGGGAACTCTCTTGGTGAAGAGAGTGTGACTCTTTTTCTCCGGGCCATTGGGCTTAGAGAATTCTCACGTTATATTTGTTTTAACTTTCCATTCACTCATGAGAAATTACTGCTGAGCAACTTGAGATTCTTTCCATGGAAAGCCGACCAGGGACGTTTTAAGGCTTGGAGACAAGGTCGGACCGGCTACCCTTTAGTTGATGCAGGAATGAGAGAGCTTTGGGCAACTGGGTGGATACACAACAGAATAAGAGTGATTGTTTCAAGTTTTGCTGTGAAGGTTTTGCTTCTTCCTTGGAAATGGGGAATGAAGTATTTCTGGGACACGCTTATGGATGCAGACTTGGAAAGTGATATCCTTGGTTGGCAGTATATCTCAGGGAGCTTACCAGATGGCCATGAGCTTGAGCGTTTGGATAGTCCAGAG GTCCAAGGTTCAAAATTTGATCCAGATGGTGAATATGTAAGGCATTGGCTGCCCGAGTTAGCACGTTTGCCAACTGAGTGGATCCATCATCCTTGGGACACACCCGATAATGTGCTTAAAGTTTCTGGAGTAGAGCTAGGAGTCAACTACCCAAGACCTATCATCGAGATAGATTTGGCTAGAGAACGTTTGACTGAAGCCATATTCAAGATGTGGGAAATCGAAGCAGCTGCAAAGGCTGCAAATCTGAATGGTACAAATGAAGTTGTTGTTGATAACTCTGATGGGATTGAAAACTTTCCGATCCCAAAGGTGATCTTAAGGAACAATACTCCTTGTGCTACTTATTCATCTAATGATCAGAAAGTACCTTCATGTCACAATTCTGAGGGAAATCAATTGAAGAGATCCAGATGTACACAAGAACGGCCACTACCAGATAATGGGCATAATACTAATCCTAATGAAGCGACCTCAAGAACAATTGAAGACAGGAGCTCTACAGCTGAATCTTCAATGTCTAAGAAGCAGACGACCAGCACAACTTCATTTTCTGTTCCACAGTCATGTTCCTCATCAAAAGATAATCCTTTTATGGAGTCTGAATCTTGTGAAATGAAGCAGTCATGGCAAGAACGGATTGACATGGAACAGCATTCAAGTAAAGATG GAGCTTTGGAAGATGAATGCCTCTAG